The nucleotide sequence GTGGCGTTGCCCAGCGGGTCGAAGCACGAAAGCACGTCGAGCGGGATCGATTTGTCCACGTGCACCGCGTTGCTGGCGGGCAGGCAAAGATACTCGGCGAACGCACCGTCGCGGTTCACGCCGACGCCCCGTGACGCCTTGCACAGGTGGCGGCGACCGGCGAGGCAGTTGCGACACTGGCCACACACGATGTGACCTTCGCCGTCGACCAGATCGCCCGGCACGAAGCCCTGCACGTTTTGACCGACTTCGACAATTTCACCCACGAACTCATGTCCGATGATGAGCGGCGCTTTGATGGTTTTTTCCGCCCATGCGTCCCAGTTGTAGATGTGCACATCGGTGCCGCAGATGGACGTGCGTTTGATGCGGATAAGCACGTCGTTGATGCCCAATTGGGGCACGGCAGTTTCGATCAGGGAAAGACCGGGTCCGGCCGCGGTCTTGGCGATGGCTCGCATGGTTCTTTCAGGCATAAGAAGGAAACGGCCAACTTGTTCCGGTTGTCATCGGTAAACAACCGGGAAAGAATTTTCATGCAATTTTCAGCCGCCGCCGGCCGGATCGAGCGAGCGCCAGAGATACCAACTCGCCACGCTGCGCCACGGTTTCCAACGATCGGCGTGCGCGAGCAACTCCGCCGGCGTGACCGTTTCGCTTTGTCGAAAATGGCGCGCAAACGCCAAGCGAATGGCGAAATCTCCCGTGGGCATGACGTCGGGTCGACCGAGGCGGAAGAGCAGAAGCATGTGCACCGTCCACGGTCCGATGCCGCGCACGGTGGTCAGACGGGCGATGAGTTCGTCGTCGTCCATCCGCCGGGCGATGGCGAGCGAGGGCACGGTGCGGGCCGCGGTTTTCGCACTGAGATCGCGCAGCGCGGCGAGTTTGGCGGCGGAGAGGCCGGCCGTCCGCAATTGTGTGTCGGTCAATTCATCGATCGCCTCCGCCGTGGGACGCGGTCCGGTCAATGCGAGGACGCGCCCGTGAATACTCGCGGCGGCTTTGCCATGGAGCTGCTGATAGATGATGGAGCGCAGTAACGATGCGAACAGGTCTCCGGTCCGATGCAGTCGCAGGTCGAAAGGACCGCAGGCATCCATCAAATCCGCGAGGTCGGAGTCGGCGGCGCGCAGGTGAGCCACGGCGGTCGCCGCGTCGTATCGCGGTTTCATGCCGGGAAAAGTTCGCTGCCTTCGATCGCCAGTAGTTGCAGCTTCGTGGTGATTCCGCCGCGCGCGGAAAATCCCGTCATCTTGCCGTTGGCGCCGATGAAGCGGTGACACGGCACGAGCAAGGGCCACGGGTTTTGACCGAGCGCGGTGCCGACCGCCCGACTGACCGCCGGAGGCTG is from Synoicihabitans lomoniglobus and encodes:
- a CDS encoding DNA-3-methyladenine glycosylase family protein, with the translated sequence MKPRYDAATAVAHLRAADSDLADLMDACGPFDLRLHRTGDLFASLLRSIIYQQLHGKAAASIHGRVLALTGPRPTAEAIDELTDTQLRTAGLSAAKLAALRDLSAKTAARTVPSLAIARRMDDDELIARLTTVRGIGPWTVHMLLLFRLGRPDVMPTGDFAIRLAFARHFRQSETVTPAELLAHADRWKPWRSVASWYLWRSLDPAGGG